A window of Apium graveolens cultivar Ventura chromosome 8, ASM990537v1, whole genome shotgun sequence contains these coding sequences:
- the LOC141676561 gene encoding uncharacterized protein LOC141676561: MRFCHQNGHVTKDCISLRNHTCQHCHQKGHYSIRFCKRKPSFNSNKFTQSSAAATSESLTTSTREIESLLKQDPQTGQTLGTGRRCRRLFELISSYTKIIIRSSSWFFSTTTNIWHSRSGVVRWEA; encoded by the exons ATGAG GTTTTGTCACCAAAATGGTCATGTTACAAAGGATTGCATATCACTACGTAATCATACATGCCAACATTGTCATCAAAAGGGTCATTACTCTATTCGGTTCTGTAAGAGAAAGCCATCATTTAATTCAAACAAGTTTACTCAGTCTTCCGCTGCAGCAACTTCTGAATCTCTAACCACATCTACTAGAGAGATAGAATCCTTGCTCAAACAG GATCCTCAGACAGGACAGACTCTTGGGACAGGACGTAGATGCAGAAGGTTGTTTGAACTCATTTCTTCCTACACCAAAATCATCATCCGATCATCTAGTTGGTTCTTTTCCACTACAACCAACATTTGGCATTCCCGGTCAG gagtggtacggtGGGAAGCCTGA